The following are from one region of the Tissierellales bacterium genome:
- a CDS encoding nitroreductase family protein — protein sequence MLMNNFLKNRKSVREYKNKNVDKKLLDEVINYGRTLEKCVGDECFNFPLFTDGKNVYDTFKGKGGYAGVMIESPHYIGLEITKDSPKNIIRAAYGMEKMITKAIELNLGTCWISIQDVDENFKKEIYPGLEGNMDYLLSIGYPVPKNPFIEESSSGRHSVEEVVFNGKVGKPISYEELETRGLSDLFYYLRFAPSSHNSQPWRFILKNDRIILTLKDSDENLNLTDAGIVIYYLEQMLKSIGLSGGWQLIPQEFDEYEGSKYTHIAEFKI from the coding sequence ATGTTAATGAATAATTTTTTAAAGAATAGGAAATCCGTTAGAGAGTATAAAAATAAGAATGTAGATAAGAAACTGCTAGATGAAGTTATTAACTATGGAAGAACTCTCGAAAAATGTGTAGGAGATGAATGTTTTAATTTTCCATTATTTACAGATGGAAAAAATGTATATGATACTTTTAAAGGAAAAGGCGGCTATGCAGGAGTAATGATTGAAAGTCCACATTACATAGGTTTAGAAATAACAAAAGATAGTCCAAAAAATATAATAAGAGCTGCCTATGGAATGGAGAAAATGATAACCAAAGCTATAGAACTTAATTTAGGGACTTGTTGGATAAGTATACAGGATGTAGATGAAAATTTCAAAAAAGAAATATATCCTGGATTAGAAGGAAATATGGATTATTTATTATCCATAGGTTATCCAGTACCTAAAAACCCTTTTATAGAAGAAAGCAGTAGTGGTAGACATTCTGTAGAAGAAGTAGTATTTAATGGGAAAGTAGGTAAGCCTATAAGCTATGAAGAGCTAGAAACAAGAGGACTAAGTGATTTATTTTACTACCTAAGGTTTGCACCTTCTAGTCATAATAGTCAACCATGGAGATTTATATTAAAAAATGATAGAATTATTTTAACACTGAAAGATTCAGATGAAAACCTTAATTTAACAGATGCTGGTATAGTGATATATTATTTAGAACAAATGTTAAAGTCAATAGGATTAAGTGGAGGGTGGCAGTTAATTCCTCAAGAATTTGATGAATATGAGGGAAGTAAATATACTCATATAGCAGAGTTTAAAATATAA